In Microbulbifer celer, a single window of DNA contains:
- the pepQ gene encoding Xaa-Pro dipeptidase: MDKQLFSEHLATLRERYDEILEQCGFETLNVFSGAPSVQFLDDNYYPFRVNPQFKALVPVTDNPHSWVIYRRGQKPKLLFYRPVDFWHYVPPAPQTFWSDAFDIELLAKPDEAKAFLSGEDAAFIGETAKLDGWEIGERNPQHLIDRLHWARAYKTPYEFECLREANRIAVRAHKAAEEAFRAGASEFEINLAYLKAAGQGENQMPYGNIVGLNEHGAILHYTHLSTEQLPESERRSFLIDAGADCHGYCADITRSYAYRDGEFAELVAAMHQKEKELVAGLKPGTAYPDLHRDCHHKIGELLQQFGVIKTSPESAVESGLTGTFMPHGLGHFLGLQVHDVGGHQSGPEGGTTKPPAQFPFLRTTRTVEENQVFTIEPGLYFIESLLAERKESTLADEVNWDKVEKLRPFGGVRIEDNVIVHADRVENMTRDCYA; the protein is encoded by the coding sequence ATGGACAAGCAACTTTTCAGCGAACACCTGGCCACCCTGCGCGAACGCTACGATGAGATCCTCGAGCAGTGCGGCTTTGAAACCCTGAATGTCTTCAGCGGTGCACCCTCGGTACAGTTTCTGGACGACAACTACTATCCGTTCAGGGTCAACCCACAGTTCAAGGCGCTGGTGCCGGTCACAGACAACCCCCACAGTTGGGTGATCTACCGTCGCGGGCAGAAGCCCAAGCTGCTGTTCTATCGCCCGGTGGATTTCTGGCACTACGTGCCGCCGGCACCCCAGACCTTCTGGAGCGATGCATTCGATATCGAACTGCTGGCCAAACCGGATGAGGCGAAAGCCTTCCTGTCCGGTGAAGACGCAGCCTTTATCGGTGAGACCGCGAAGCTGGACGGCTGGGAAATTGGCGAGCGCAACCCGCAGCACCTGATCGACCGCCTGCATTGGGCGCGGGCCTACAAAACCCCTTACGAGTTTGAATGTCTGCGGGAAGCCAACCGTATCGCCGTACGTGCCCATAAAGCCGCAGAAGAAGCCTTCCGCGCGGGAGCCAGTGAATTCGAAATCAACCTAGCCTATCTGAAAGCGGCCGGCCAGGGTGAAAACCAGATGCCCTATGGCAACATCGTCGGCCTTAATGAGCACGGCGCAATCCTGCACTACACCCACCTCTCGACCGAGCAACTGCCGGAGAGTGAACGCCGCAGCTTCCTGATCGATGCCGGTGCCGATTGCCACGGTTACTGTGCAGACATCACCCGCAGCTACGCCTACCGCGATGGTGAATTCGCCGAGCTGGTGGCAGCGATGCACCAGAAAGAAAAGGAACTGGTTGCGGGTCTGAAGCCGGGCACCGCTTACCCGGACCTGCACCGGGACTGTCACCACAAAATTGGCGAGCTGTTACAACAGTTCGGTGTCATCAAAACCTCGCCGGAAAGCGCGGTGGAATCCGGCCTCACCGGCACCTTCATGCCCCACGGTCTGGGGCACTTCCTCGGCCTGCAGGTACACGATGTCGGTGGCCACCAGAGTGGCCCGGAAGGCGGCACCACAAAACCGCCGGCACAGTTCCCGTTCCTGCGCACTACACGCACGGTGGAGGAGAATCAGGTATTCACTATCGAGCCCGGCCTGTACTTTATTGAAAGCCTGCTGGCGGAGCGCAAGGAGTCCACCCTCGCGGATGAAGTGAACTGGGACAAGGTGGAAAAACTGCGTCCATTCGGTGGCGTGCGGATTGAAGACAATGTCATCGTGCACGCGGATCGCGTCGAGAATATGACGCGGGATTGTTACGCATAG
- a CDS encoding putative signal transducing protein — protein MASKIYTTRDELLGSYLRNLLESAGYSVLTQHTRTESSTESGLNSLDWCSELWLIRDSELANARELLQEALADSA, from the coding sequence ATGGCGAGTAAAATCTACACCACCCGAGATGAGCTGCTGGGCAGTTATCTGCGCAACCTTCTGGAGTCTGCCGGGTATTCGGTGCTGACTCAGCACACCCGTACGGAATCCTCTACAGAGTCCGGGCTGAACAGCCTGGACTGGTGCTCCGAACTCTGGCTGATACGGGATTCGGAATTGGCCAATGCGCGGGAGTTATTACAGGAAGCGCTGGCAGACAGTGCCTGA
- a CDS encoding MHYT domain-containing protein has translation MEAEYNPVLVALSFIVSVLGSYTALQLAVAIPQASDGVEKRNAIIKAGVAMGGGAIWTMHFIAMLAYDMGMSVTYDVFLTVLSAVVAMAACSVGLAVAGIGLFTFDKLLPAGIFMGCGVAGMHYMGMAAMLMPMEVSYNLNILILSVIIGVLASCAALWMAFHMRGKLQVLGSSILMGAAVCGMHYTGMAAARYEHTNVVPESWFAGALGGEYLGISIFAVTVSLLLLTLAIGSHRRRQREELAI, from the coding sequence ATGGAAGCTGAATATAATCCTGTGCTGGTTGCACTTTCGTTTATCGTCTCGGTACTCGGTTCTTATACGGCTCTGCAATTGGCTGTTGCGATTCCGCAGGCCAGTGATGGTGTTGAAAAGAGAAATGCCATTATCAAGGCCGGTGTTGCTATGGGTGGTGGTGCTATCTGGACCATGCACTTTATTGCGATGCTGGCATACGACATGGGCATGTCTGTTACCTACGATGTGTTTCTGACCGTACTGTCTGCGGTGGTCGCCATGGCCGCCTGCTCGGTGGGGCTGGCAGTTGCGGGTATTGGCCTTTTTACTTTTGATAAGTTATTGCCCGCAGGTATTTTCATGGGCTGTGGTGTAGCGGGTATGCACTATATGGGCATGGCGGCCATGCTGATGCCGATGGAGGTCAGTTATAACCTGAACATCCTGATTCTTTCCGTAATCATTGGTGTGCTCGCGTCCTGTGCGGCGCTGTGGATGGCTTTTCATATGCGCGGCAAGCTGCAGGTGCTGGGAAGCTCCATTTTAATGGGTGCTGCGGTGTGCGGTATGCACTATACCGGTATGGCAGCAGCCCGCTACGAGCATACCAATGTGGTGCCGGAAAGTTGGTTCGCCGGTGCACTGGGTGGCGAATATCTGGGTATCAGTATTTTTGCGGTTACCGTCAGCCTGCTGTTGCTGACCCTGGCGATCGGTAGTCACCGTCGCCGTCAGCGGGAAGAGCTCGCAATCTGA
- the purU gene encoding formyltetrahydrofolate deformylase yields MEKKILLTDCPDAKGLIAKITNICYKHQLNVTKNDEFVDRAQGRFFMRTALEGNFNDTTLLEDLDLALPEGAERKLVPSGRKRVVLMVTKEAHCLGDILMKCYSGALDVEIAAVIGNHNNLQPLVEKFDIPFHWVPADNLERAQHEEQVIELVDRYAPDYLILAKYMRVLNPEFVAHYQKRIINIHHSFLPAFIGAKPYQQAFERGVKIIGATAHFVTDDLDEGPIIEQDVIHVDHGYSAEAMSSAGRDVEKQVLSRALQLVLEERVFIHGNRTVVFK; encoded by the coding sequence ATGGAAAAGAAGATACTGCTGACCGATTGCCCGGACGCAAAAGGCCTGATCGCCAAGATCACCAACATCTGTTACAAGCACCAGCTGAACGTTACCAAGAACGATGAGTTTGTGGATCGCGCTCAGGGGCGCTTCTTCATGCGCACTGCGCTGGAGGGGAACTTCAACGATACCACGCTGCTCGAAGACCTCGACCTGGCGCTGCCAGAAGGCGCCGAACGCAAGCTGGTGCCCAGCGGCCGCAAGCGGGTCGTTTTGATGGTCACCAAAGAAGCGCATTGCCTCGGCGATATTCTGATGAAGTGTTATTCCGGCGCACTGGATGTGGAGATCGCCGCGGTCATTGGCAACCACAATAATCTGCAGCCTCTGGTGGAAAAGTTTGATATCCCTTTCCATTGGGTACCGGCGGATAACCTTGAGCGAGCGCAGCACGAGGAGCAGGTGATTGAACTGGTGGACCGCTATGCGCCGGACTACCTGATTCTGGCGAAATATATGCGGGTGTTGAATCCGGAGTTTGTCGCGCATTATCAAAAGCGCATCATCAATATCCATCATTCCTTCCTGCCCGCTTTTATCGGTGCCAAGCCCTATCAACAGGCATTTGAGCGAGGAGTAAAGATCATCGGCGCGACGGCACACTTTGTGACCGATGATCTCGATGAAGGTCCGATCATCGAGCAGGACGTAATCCATGTGGATCACGGATACTCGGCGGAAGCCATGTCCAGCGCCGGGCGCGATGTGGAAAAGCAGGTGCTGAGCCGTGCCTTGCAGCTGGTACTGGAAGAACGGGTATTCATTCACGGGAACCGCACCGTAGTATTTAAATAA
- a CDS encoding 4-vinyl reductase, which yields MDVEVTVFSDKKDGLLREMGVVVIECGFTLHRQRMMSSPNGVELWLKLSGEQGRLLELEDRLSSHPLVNGFEANHLLTDSTQPPRPARPVPSTTAAGRRPAAPTARPRRRPSSAAPAIDIIEPVLPRLAKSYPKIFPQLLDLQDQVHEDQWGPSLKFIGVRVGAWVYKRDYALGGQLDLKSAMRQIALPAMRSLLPTETRDFAIYIKNNPFCLPGTQCRNGDFFCGFLQGLLHEAGASSRVVVREVQCRSEGAQECVFEVAD from the coding sequence ATGGACGTTGAAGTTACCGTATTTTCCGATAAGAAAGACGGCCTGCTGCGGGAAATGGGCGTTGTGGTGATCGAATGTGGTTTTACATTGCACCGCCAGCGGATGATGTCTTCCCCTAACGGCGTAGAGCTCTGGTTGAAGCTGAGCGGAGAACAGGGGCGGTTACTGGAGTTGGAAGACCGACTGAGCTCCCATCCGTTAGTGAATGGATTCGAGGCGAACCATTTATTGACCGATAGTACTCAGCCCCCCAGGCCGGCAAGACCTGTGCCCAGTACCACCGCAGCCGGTCGCCGGCCTGCCGCACCCACAGCGCGCCCCAGGCGCAGACCTTCCTCTGCGGCTCCCGCGATCGACATTATTGAACCCGTGTTGCCGAGGCTGGCAAAAAGTTACCCAAAAATATTCCCGCAATTGCTGGATTTGCAGGATCAGGTCCATGAAGATCAGTGGGGCCCAAGTCTCAAGTTTATCGGTGTGCGTGTCGGGGCTTGGGTGTACAAAAGAGATTACGCTTTGGGTGGACAATTGGATCTAAAAAGCGCAATGCGTCAGATCGCCTTGCCTGCAATGCGCTCACTGCTTCCGACCGAAACCAGAGATTTTGCGATATACATCAAGAACAATCCTTTCTGTCTCCCCGGAACCCAATGCCGCAATGGAGACTTCTTTTGTGGTTTTCTACAGGGACTCTTACACGAAGCTGGTGCAAGTAGCCGGGTGGTAGTGCGAGAGGTTCAGTGCCGCAGCGAGGGTGCACAGGAATGTGTTTTTGAAGTGGCGGATTGA
- the argS gene encoding arginine--tRNA ligase, with the protein MNIRQQLNDIFQTAMTAAGIPAECSPSVAPAKKAGFGDYQANGAMAAAKKVGTNPRELAAKIVENLDKGDMIEKVEIAGPGFINIHLSDTWLGKALAAAHADEHLNIASVEEPQTIVLDYSAPNLAKEMHVGHLRSTIIGDALARLLEFQGHRVIRQNHMGDWGTQFGMLLAHLSDQIQKEDAAVALADLEVFYREAKVRFDEEEGFADRAREYVVKLQGGDPECLKLWQQFIDISISHSEEIYDKLNVTLKREDVYGESRYNDDLPVLVQELLDRGIAVEDQGAIVVFLEEMADKEGNPSPMIIRKKGGGYLYATTDLAGIRYRANQLKADRIVIVVDARQSLHLQQAFTTARKAGFLPESVTLEHCAFGTMMGEDGKPFKTRTGGTVKLAALLDEAVERATALVAEKNPDLSQEERELIGRVVGIGAVKYADLSKTRTNDYVFNWDSMLAFEGNTAPYLQYAYTRVRSIFRRAGVDPSDLKSEIILGTDAERTLAIKLNQFSEVLEQVARDTFPHVLCTYLYDLASAYMAFYEACPVLKEGVSEEEKLSRLQLCDLVARTLATGLDLLGIEVLEQM; encoded by the coding sequence ATGAATATTCGCCAGCAGCTCAACGACATCTTCCAGACCGCCATGACCGCCGCGGGTATCCCAGCCGAATGCAGCCCGTCAGTGGCACCAGCAAAGAAAGCGGGCTTCGGGGACTACCAGGCCAATGGCGCCATGGCCGCCGCCAAGAAAGTGGGCACCAACCCCCGCGAGCTGGCGGCGAAGATTGTGGAAAACCTGGATAAAGGAGACATGATCGAGAAGGTGGAAATTGCCGGTCCCGGTTTCATCAATATCCACCTGAGTGACACCTGGCTGGGCAAGGCCCTGGCCGCAGCCCACGCTGATGAACACCTGAATATCGCCAGCGTCGAAGAACCCCAGACCATCGTACTGGACTATTCCGCCCCCAACCTCGCCAAAGAAATGCACGTGGGCCACCTGCGCTCCACCATTATCGGTGACGCCCTGGCCCGCCTGCTGGAATTCCAGGGGCACAGGGTCATCCGCCAGAACCATATGGGCGACTGGGGTACCCAGTTCGGCATGCTACTGGCGCACCTGTCGGACCAGATTCAGAAAGAAGACGCGGCCGTCGCGTTGGCGGACCTCGAAGTGTTCTACCGCGAAGCCAAAGTCCGCTTCGACGAAGAGGAAGGCTTTGCCGACCGCGCTCGGGAGTATGTGGTCAAGCTCCAGGGCGGCGACCCCGAGTGCTTGAAACTGTGGCAGCAGTTTATCGATATCTCCATCAGCCACAGCGAAGAGATCTACGACAAGCTGAACGTTACCCTGAAGCGGGAAGACGTTTACGGCGAGAGCCGTTACAACGACGACCTCCCGGTACTGGTGCAGGAACTGCTGGATCGCGGTATCGCCGTAGAAGACCAGGGCGCGATCGTGGTCTTTCTGGAGGAGATGGCGGACAAGGAAGGCAACCCCAGCCCGATGATCATCCGCAAGAAAGGCGGTGGCTATCTCTACGCCACCACCGACCTGGCCGGTATCCGCTACCGCGCCAATCAATTGAAAGCGGACCGCATCGTGATTGTGGTGGATGCGCGTCAGTCCCTGCACCTGCAGCAGGCCTTTACCACCGCGCGCAAAGCCGGCTTCCTGCCGGAATCGGTCACTCTGGAACACTGCGCGTTCGGCACCATGATGGGTGAAGACGGCAAGCCTTTCAAAACCCGCACCGGAGGCACTGTGAAGCTGGCGGCCCTGCTGGATGAAGCGGTAGAGCGCGCCACTGCACTGGTCGCGGAAAAGAACCCCGACCTGAGCCAGGAAGAGCGCGAGCTGATCGGCCGCGTGGTGGGCATCGGTGCCGTGAAGTATGCCGATCTCAGCAAAACCCGCACCAACGATTACGTGTTCAACTGGGACTCAATGCTGGCGTTCGAGGGCAACACTGCTCCCTATCTGCAGTACGCTTACACCCGGGTACGCAGTATTTTCCGTCGCGCCGGTGTGGATCCTTCAGACCTGAAAAGCGAGATTATTCTCGGTACCGATGCCGAGCGCACGTTGGCGATCAAGCTGAACCAGTTCAGCGAAGTGCTGGAGCAGGTGGCCAGAGATACCTTCCCGCACGTGCTGTGTACTTACCTGTACGATCTGGCGAGTGCCTACATGGCCTTTTACGAGGCCTGTCCGGTATTAAAAGAAGGGGTAAGCGAAGAAGAGAAACTGAGCCGTCTGCAATTGTGTGATCTGGTGGCACGTACGCTGGCCACTGGCCTCGACTTGCTGGGTATTGAAGTACTGGAACAGATGTAA
- the gcvP gene encoding aminomethyl-transferring glycine dehydrogenase: MTQPSLKQLEQHDAFIRRHIGPDDAQTQSMLDTLGVASLDELIEKTVPAAIRKQGDLDLAEAVDEQEALAELKALAGRNKIYRTFIGMGYHDTITPNVILRNVLENPGWYTAYTPYQPEIAQGRLEGLLNFQQMIMDLTGMELANASMLDEGTAAAEAMAMCKRQVKRNKSNVFFVDEDCHPQTIAVVKTRAEHFGFEVLVGNPESDLPAELFGALFQYPGSTGVVRDLTDLITKVHDAGALVTVAADLMSLVALKAPGEMGADVVVGCNQRFGIPMGYGGPHAGFFAFREAYKRSAPGRIIGVSVDSKGKRALRMAMQTREQHIRREKANSNICTSQVLLAVMSAFYAVYHGPEGLKTIAARIQRLTDILAAGLKEKGLSLTHDSWFDTLTVFVGGKQSDIFDRAIAAEINLRKVGDDALGISLNETTKLADVSELLDIFTGSASDHEHGLDLEKIDSELAAKGPAGVPANLKRESEFLTHPVFNTHHSETEMLRYLKTLESKDIALNHSMIPLGSCTMKLNATAEMIPVTWPEFGKLHPFAPADQTEGYREMFRQLEQMLAACTGYDAVSLQPNAGSQGEYAGLVAIKKYLEAKGESQRDICLIPASAHGTNPASAMMVSMKVVVVACDKKGNVDVEDLKAKVAEHGDRIAALMVTYPSTHGVFEEGIREICELIHDAGGQVYIDGANMNALIGVAAPGKFGGDVSHLNLHKTFCIPHGGGGPGMGPIAVGEHLKPYLAGHPVTEVPGNDPVNGTISAAPWGSASILPISWMYIRMMGKQGMKLATETAILNANYMAKKLSEHYPLLYKGSNGFIAHECLIDLRPLKEASGITEEDIAKRLMDFGFHAPTMSFPVAGTLMIEPTESEAQEELDRFVQAMTTIRQEADDVANGKYTAEDNPLHNAPHTQDDVMTDEWDHAYSREVAARPAAWLKHHKVWPASNRIDNVYGDRNLICSCPPIESYMD; this comes from the coding sequence ATGACCCAGCCCTCGCTCAAGCAGTTGGAACAACACGACGCCTTTATTCGCCGCCATATCGGCCCCGACGACGCCCAGACCCAGTCCATGCTGGATACCCTCGGTGTGGCGTCTCTCGACGAGCTGATCGAAAAGACCGTGCCCGCCGCCATTCGCAAACAGGGTGATCTGGATCTGGCAGAGGCGGTGGATGAGCAAGAGGCTCTGGCTGAGCTGAAGGCCCTGGCCGGCCGCAACAAGATCTACCGCACCTTTATCGGTATGGGCTACCACGACACCATCACCCCCAACGTGATCCTGCGCAATGTGCTGGAAAACCCGGGCTGGTACACCGCCTACACCCCCTACCAGCCGGAAATTGCCCAAGGCCGCCTGGAAGGCCTGCTGAACTTCCAGCAGATGATCATGGATCTCACCGGCATGGAACTGGCCAACGCCTCCATGCTGGACGAAGGCACCGCCGCGGCGGAAGCCATGGCCATGTGCAAACGCCAGGTGAAGCGCAACAAATCCAACGTCTTCTTTGTGGACGAAGACTGCCACCCGCAGACCATTGCGGTGGTGAAAACCCGCGCCGAGCACTTCGGCTTCGAGGTGCTGGTAGGCAACCCTGAAAGTGACCTGCCGGCAGAACTGTTCGGCGCCCTGTTCCAGTACCCCGGTTCCACCGGTGTGGTGCGCGACCTCACTGACCTGATCACCAAGGTGCACGATGCCGGCGCCCTGGTCACCGTGGCCGCAGACCTGATGAGCCTGGTGGCGCTGAAAGCCCCGGGGGAAATGGGCGCAGACGTGGTGGTAGGCTGTAACCAGCGCTTTGGTATCCCCATGGGCTACGGCGGTCCACACGCCGGCTTCTTCGCCTTCCGGGAAGCCTACAAACGCTCCGCCCCCGGCCGCATCATCGGTGTGTCCGTAGACAGCAAGGGCAAACGTGCCCTGCGCATGGCGATGCAGACCCGCGAGCAGCATATCCGCCGCGAGAAGGCCAACTCCAACATCTGCACCTCCCAGGTACTGCTGGCGGTAATGAGCGCCTTCTACGCGGTCTATCACGGCCCTGAAGGTCTCAAAACCATCGCCGCACGCATCCAGCGCCTCACTGATATCCTCGCCGCAGGCCTGAAAGAAAAAGGCCTGAGCCTGACCCACGACAGCTGGTTCGACACCCTCACCGTCTTCGTGGGTGGCAAGCAGTCCGATATTTTTGATCGCGCCATCGCTGCAGAGATCAACCTGCGCAAGGTCGGCGATGACGCTCTGGGTATCAGCCTGAACGAAACCACCAAACTGGCGGACGTGTCTGAGCTGCTCGACATTTTCACGGGCAGCGCCAGCGATCATGAGCATGGCCTGGACCTGGAAAAGATCGACAGCGAGCTGGCAGCCAAGGGCCCCGCCGGCGTTCCGGCAAACCTGAAGCGCGAAAGTGAATTCCTGACCCATCCGGTATTCAACACGCATCACTCGGAAACCGAGATGCTGCGCTACCTGAAGACCCTGGAGTCCAAGGATATCGCGCTGAACCACTCCATGATTCCCCTCGGCTCCTGCACCATGAAGCTGAATGCCACCGCGGAAATGATCCCGGTGACCTGGCCGGAATTCGGCAAGCTGCACCCATTCGCCCCCGCAGACCAGACCGAGGGCTACCGCGAAATGTTCAGGCAGCTGGAACAGATGCTCGCCGCCTGTACCGGTTACGACGCCGTGAGCCTGCAGCCCAACGCCGGCTCCCAGGGCGAATACGCCGGCCTGGTCGCGATCAAGAAATACCTGGAAGCCAAGGGCGAAAGCCAGCGCGATATCTGCCTGATCCCCGCCTCCGCCCACGGCACCAACCCCGCTTCCGCGATGATGGTGAGCATGAAGGTGGTCGTGGTTGCCTGCGACAAAAAAGGCAACGTGGATGTTGAAGACCTGAAGGCGAAGGTAGCGGAGCACGGCGACCGCATCGCCGCGCTGATGGTCACCTACCCATCCACCCACGGGGTATTCGAGGAAGGCATCCGCGAGATCTGCGAACTGATCCACGATGCCGGTGGCCAGGTCTATATCGACGGCGCCAACATGAATGCCCTGATCGGCGTGGCAGCCCCGGGCAAGTTCGGTGGCGACGTATCCCACCTGAACCTGCACAAGACCTTCTGTATCCCCCACGGTGGCGGCGGCCCCGGCATGGGCCCGATCGCCGTGGGCGAACACCTGAAGCCCTACCTGGCCGGTCACCCGGTCACCGAAGTACCCGGCAACGACCCGGTCAACGGCACTATTTCCGCCGCTCCCTGGGGGTCCGCCAGCATCCTGCCGATCAGCTGGATGTATATCCGTATGATGGGCAAGCAGGGCATGAAACTCGCCACCGAGACCGCGATCCTGAATGCCAACTACATGGCGAAAAAACTGAGCGAGCACTACCCGCTATTGTACAAAGGCAGCAACGGCTTTATTGCCCACGAATGCCTGATCGACCTGCGCCCTCTGAAGGAAGCCAGTGGCATTACCGAGGAAGACATAGCCAAGCGCCTGATGGACTTCGGTTTCCACGCGCCCACCATGTCCTTCCCGGTAGCCGGCACCCTGATGATCGAGCCCACCGAAAGTGAGGCCCAGGAAGAGCTGGACCGCTTTGTACAGGCCATGACCACCATCCGCCAGGAAGCGGACGACGTTGCCAACGGCAAGTACACCGCGGAAGACAACCCCCTGCACAACGCCCCGCATACCCAGGATGACGTGATGACCGACGAGTGGGACCACGCCTACAGCCGTGAAGTGGCCGCCCGTCCGGCAGCGTGGTTGAAACACCACAAGGTGTGGCCGGCGTCCAACCGTATCGACAATGTGTACGGGGACCGCAACCTGATCTGTTCCTGCCCGCCGATCGAGAGCTATATGGACTGA
- a CDS encoding diguanylate cyclase domain-containing protein, with amino-acid sequence MRHHTSLRLKACLISLLLVVAMCLFFILLGNGSLQLLLEKNRENRYYNFQFQVAGLMEQSRQEVVQLAELIALNDQGRVASREEIRSAMDRQWSLLEYSWKLQSIKVYSRAATAPLTWGAPGEHLSSKQVEQVLLHGNSLEQIHCTHICVQSLAVPVRARGGDYVLQLDRAMSHQLQKFRDMTGSDIGILSDVRREGRVAGEGSYLKSWGREVLALTSRDRLLPLLYQVSRESADLPRLEDSRIYQLNNRDYDVKTMGINASMGGAQFVFVDDVSGQVLHIRESLQLLLLFSVLGALIFSAAVAGTLWNPIVRLRRLAQALPLLTNGRFDEARRLIQPVQKNLDRFDELDVLDNTGLTMCDQLEDMNEMVGRKTAQLEQIAMHDSLTGLDNRYSLLEQLENYLSQFQRDESGNENLTGPAEQGYLFFIDLDDFKQVNDCLGHHSGDELLCIIAKRLLSVMRCGDVVARLGGDEFCVFVRHLSDADTHRALAEKMLEAVAKPVKLVGNMVEVTMSVGVVAIENQSETLESLLQKADMAMYHAKRNGKNKYQLYSPGLPTLSDVPSKKGAASATTLELISAQPR; translated from the coding sequence ATGAGACACCACACTAGCCTGCGCTTAAAAGCCTGCCTTATTTCCCTCTTGCTCGTAGTGGCCATGTGCCTGTTCTTTATTCTCCTGGGTAACGGGAGCCTGCAGCTGTTGCTGGAGAAAAATCGCGAAAACCGCTACTACAACTTTCAGTTTCAGGTGGCCGGACTGATGGAGCAGTCCCGTCAGGAGGTTGTGCAGCTGGCGGAGCTGATTGCCCTCAACGATCAGGGCAGGGTAGCCAGCCGTGAGGAAATCCGCAGCGCCATGGACAGACAGTGGAGCCTGCTGGAGTACAGTTGGAAGTTGCAATCCATCAAAGTATACAGTCGCGCCGCAACGGCACCGCTGACCTGGGGGGCCCCGGGAGAACACCTCTCCAGCAAGCAGGTGGAACAGGTGCTGCTGCACGGCAATTCCCTGGAACAGATCCACTGCACGCATATCTGTGTTCAGAGCCTGGCGGTGCCGGTGCGCGCACGCGGTGGTGATTATGTATTGCAGCTGGATCGCGCCATGTCCCACCAGCTGCAGAAATTCCGTGATATGACCGGGTCCGATATCGGCATTCTCTCCGATGTGCGCCGGGAAGGGAGGGTTGCGGGGGAGGGCAGTTATCTCAAGTCCTGGGGCAGAGAAGTGCTGGCGCTGACGTCCCGGGACCGACTGCTGCCGCTGCTGTACCAGGTTTCGCGCGAAAGCGCGGATCTGCCCCGGCTGGAAGACTCGCGTATTTACCAGCTGAACAACCGTGATTACGACGTCAAAACCATGGGGATCAACGCCAGTATGGGCGGCGCGCAATTTGTATTTGTGGACGATGTGTCTGGTCAGGTGCTGCACATTCGCGAATCCCTGCAATTACTACTGCTGTTCTCGGTACTGGGCGCCCTGATCTTCAGCGCTGCGGTAGCCGGCACCCTGTGGAATCCCATCGTGCGCCTGCGCCGCCTGGCCCAGGCACTGCCACTATTGACCAACGGGCGCTTTGATGAAGCCCGGCGTTTGATTCAACCTGTGCAGAAAAATCTGGACCGGTTCGATGAACTCGATGTGCTGGATAACACCGGTCTGACGATGTGCGATCAGCTGGAAGACATGAATGAAATGGTCGGTCGCAAAACTGCGCAGCTGGAACAGATCGCCATGCACGACAGTCTTACCGGGCTGGATAACCGCTACAGTCTGCTGGAACAATTGGAGAACTATCTGTCTCAATTCCAGCGGGACGAATCCGGCAATGAGAATTTAACGGGTCCCGCGGAGCAAGGGTACCTGTTCTTTATCGATCTCGATGACTTTAAACAGGTGAATGATTGCCTGGGGCACCACAGTGGGGATGAGCTGTTGTGCATCATCGCCAAGCGATTGTTGAGTGTGATGCGCTGTGGCGATGTGGTGGCGCGTCTTGGTGGCGATGAGTTTTGTGTCTTCGTGCGGCATCTTTCCGATGCGGACACCCACCGCGCGCTGGCGGAGAAGATGTTGGAGGCGGTTGCCAAACCGGTAAAACTGGTGGGCAATATGGTGGAAGTCACCATGAGCGTGGGCGTGGTGGCGATAGAAAACCAGAGCGAGACACTGGAATCCCTGCTGCAGAAGGCGGATATGGCGATGTATCACGCCAAGCGCAACGGCAAAAATAAATATCAGCTGTATTCCCCGGGCCTGCCAACGCTCTCTGACGTGCCCTCGAAAAAAGGCGCCGCGTCCGCCACTACACTGGAACTTATCAGCGCTCAGCCGCGCTAA